From one Magnolia sinica isolate HGM2019 chromosome 18, MsV1, whole genome shotgun sequence genomic stretch:
- the LOC131233085 gene encoding protein LONGIFOLIA 2 — translation MTPGVLPGIADNQSLEKQIEKQMGCMAGFLQLFDRHQILAGKRLYSTKRLPPSSAVDSASEKSIGSPAFSSELQPHQQKSLPSMEFTKPAIGAAAREQKRSPSPEIRSPSPETPPPADVPARMPLPLPVFEYKEGMRASWKLREAPRLSLDSRAIVDGKGSFYPREIRTMTAQSAATIEEENNDKQRRSPSVVARLMGLDALPDSGREPLKKAELRRSASESRASRDLMQYRFIDGNAFPMKQTSMPQLNSGVGRRNVIQENGVPEERSKSLGAVDSKCGGPKATPWNLKKSFDSQDFFPEPKRTSSIYTEIGKRLKMRGIDEPANDLETLKQILEALQLKGLLHSKKSDDLQIGSGRRNFIYDHHHRQFKESPIVVMRPRSPMQPVRKGNESPPSISRPKPAIRRNLVTETAPPPLRPRRDRADIERTLQNERRNRIVRNADANESIGAKSPSSLARRRALSTETPQKRGKDASANSPKINVKKIGSDLSRSPRNRKQTAEISPRERVSAALMEYESSTESSISASSQIESERTKGEEYKEGRSLLERCDKLLNSIAEITNAAEQQPSPVSVLDSSFYKEDSSPSPVLKRCIDFKDEIAEREEDPWSPAISPVRSKSEEGSDDQDFLYTSEILRCHNRAACQDLDLFALLEKQYSKTISSSRASRLHRRLVFDTVTEILDRKRQLPPWKAFCQSRSVVVVVDSPVLLRQVWSELQRIRERTVAEDLCNVINGVVERDMAGEGMDGWGDRSVEMSEVVLDIERLIFKDLVGETIRDLASFAGKCTIPAPRRKLVF, via the exons ATGACACCAGGCGTCCTCCCGGGTATCGCAGACAACCAGAGTCTGGAGAAACAGATAGAGAAGCAGATGGGCTGCATGGCCGGATTCCTTCAGCTCTTTGATCGCCATCAGATTCTCGCCGGAAAACGTCTCTATTCCACCAAACGACTTCCGCCCTCTTCG GCCGTCGACTCTGCATCGGAGAAATCCATCGGCTCTCCTGCATTCTCCAGCGAGCTGCAACCGCACCAACAAAAATCCCTGCCTTCGATGGAATTTACAAAACCTGCCATTGGAGCTGCAGCTCGTGAGCAAAAGCGATCTCCCTCACCTGAGATCCGATCTCCATCCCCGGAAACCCCACCACCGGCTGACGTTCCGGCGAGGATGCCGCTTCCTCTTCCAGTCTTCGAATACAAGGAGGGTATGAGAGCTTCCTGGAAGCTGAGAGAAGCTCCCCGGCTTTCGCTTGACAGCCGGGCGATCGTCGATGGGAAGGGAAGCTTCTATCCGAGAGAGATCCGGACGATGACTGCGCAATCAGCGGCCACGATCGAGGAGGAGAACAATGACAAGCAGCGGCGGTCTCCGAGCGTTGTCGCTAGGCTAATGGGACTGGACGCATTGCCTGATTCTGGCCGCGAGCCTTTGAAGAAGGCTGAGCTGCGTCGATCGGCTTCGGAATCGAGAGCATCGAGAGATCTGATGCAGTATCGATTCATCGACGGCAATGCCTTCCCGATGAAGCAAACATCAATGCCGCAGCTGAATTCTGGAGTCGGCCGCCGCAATGTGATACAAGAAAACGGAGTTCCTGAAGAGAGATCGAAATCTCTCGGGGCTGTGGATTCGAAATGCGGGGGGCCAAAGGCGACGCCGTGGAATTTGAAGAAGAGCTTCGATTCGCAGGATTTCTTCCCGGAGCCGAAACGGACATCATCTATATACACAGAGATCGGGAAGCGGTTGAAGATGCGGGGGATTGACGAGCCGGCCAACGATCTCGAGACATTGAAGCAGATCCTGGAAGCCCTGCAGCTGAAAGGTCTTCTACATTCAAAGAAATCAGACGACCTGCAGATCGGTTCCGGACGGCGGAATTTCATCTACGATCATCATCACCGTCAATTCAAAGAATCACCAATTGTGGTGATGAGACCGAGATCACCGATGCAGCCAGTTAGAAAAGGAAACGAATCACCACCGTCAATTTCCAGACCAAAACCTGCAATCAGGCGGAATCTCGTCACAGAAACGGCTCCTCCACCGTTAAGGCCGAGGCGAGACCGGGCGGACATCGAACGGACTCTTCAGAACGAAAGGAGAAACAGAATCGTGAGAAATGCCGATGCTAACGAGAGCATTGGTGCAAAGAGTCCGAGCTCTTTGGCGAGGAGAAGAGCTTTAAGTACCGAGACGCCGCAGAAGAGAGGCAAGGACGCTTCCGCTAATTCTCCGAAGATAAATGTCAAGAAGATCGGATCGGATCTGAGCAGAtctcctagaaatagaaaacagaCTGCTGAAATTTCTCCAAGAGAGAGGGTTTCAGCTGCTCTGATGGAGTATGAATCATCTACTGAAAGCAGTATCAGCGCATCTTCTCAAATCGAATCTGAg AGAACGAAGGGGGAGGAATATAAGGAAGGGAGGAGTCTTTTAGAGCGATGCGATAAGCTGCTGAATAGCATAGCTGAGATTACGAACGCGGCCGAGCAGCAACCGAGCCCTGTTTCCGTGTTGGATTCGTCTTTCTATAAAGAAGACAGCTCTCCTTCGCCGGTCCTTAAGCGATGTATCGATTTCAAAG ACGAAATTGCAGAACGTGAAGAGGACCCATGGAGTCCTGCGATCTCACCCGTCCGATCGAAATCCGAGGAAGGATCCGACGACCAGGATTTCCTCTACACCTCCGAGATCCTCCGATGCCACAACAGGGCTGCCTGCCAAGATCTCGACCTCTTCGCCTTGCTGGAAAAGCAGTACTCCAAAACCATTTCATCCTCGAGAGCCTCGAGACTCCACCGGCGGCTCGTCTTCGACACTGTAACAGAGATCCTCGACCGCAAGCGGCAGCTGCCGCCATGGAAGGCCTTCTGTCAGTCGAGATCTGTGGTCGTCGTGGTGGACAGTCCGGTGTTGTTGCGACAGGTATGGTCGGAATTGCAGAGAATCCGAGAGAGGACGGTGGCGGAGGATCTCTGCAACGTGATCAATGGCGTGGTGGAGAGGGATATGGCGggagaagggatggacggatgGGGTGATCGGTCGGTGGAGATGTCCGAGGTGGTGTTGGACATCGAAAGGCTGATATTCAAGGATCTGGTGGGGGAGACGATTCGAGATCTGGCCAGTTTTGCCGGGAAATGCACGATCCCGGCGCCTCGAAGGAAGTTGGTGTTTTGA